AGAAAATACAGGGAAACAGAATCTGAATGGGTAAGATGGGAAATAGGAAGATATATGGTAACTACTCCCTGCCCAAAATGTAAAGGCACAAGACTAAAGCCAGAATCCCTTTCAATTAAAATAAGAGATAAAAATATAAGTGATATTACCAGGCTTACAATAAAAGAAGCTTATAAAGTCTTTGAGGAACTAAAACTAACCCCTTCGGAAGAGAAAATCGCTCCCGAAATAATAAAAGAAATAAAACGAAGGCTCAAATTTCTGCTTGATGTCGGACTGGATTATCTTACACTTTCAAGAAACGCAGATACCTTATCCGGCGGGGAAGACGAAAGAGTTAGACTTGCTACGCAAATTGGAGCAGGGTTGACCGGAATACTTTACATACTGGATGAACCCACAATAGGACTGCATCAAAGAGACACGGAAAGACTGGTAAATACCTTAAAACATTTAAGAGACGTGGGAAATACGCTCATAGTCGTTGAACATGACCAGTCCACGATTCTTCAGGCTGACTGGATAGTTGATATGGGACCCGGAGGTGGCGAAACAGGCGGAAAAATAGTCGCCCAGGGAACACCGGAAGACATAATGAGAAGTAGAAATTCCTTGACCGGAAAATATTTATCAGGCAGATGTGAAATCGAAAAACCCGAGGTTCGCAGAAAACCCAAAGAATACCTTGAAATAAAAGGGGCAAAACATAATAACTTGAAATCTATTGATGCTAAAATTCCGTTACATTCATTTACTGCAGTAACCGGAGTATCGGGTTCGGGGAAATCAAGTCTCATAAACGATACCCTGTACCCTGCTCTTGCAAGACATTTCTGGCACTCAAGAGTCGTACCCGGAGAGCATACGTCAATACAAAATATTACTGCAATTGATAAAATCGTAAACATAGACCAATCCCCAATAGGCAGGACACCCCGCTCTAACCCGGCTACTTATGCAGGAGTTTTTACCCATATAAGAGAATTATTCGCGCAACTAAAAGAATCTCAAGTAAGGGGATATGATATGGGAAGGTTTTCTTTTAATGTGCGGGGCGGAAGATGTGAAGCCTGTGAAGGGGATGGCCTTATAAGAGTGGAAATGCACTTCTTAGCGGATATTTATGTTGAATGTGAAGCCTGTAAAGGAAAAAGATTTAATCGTGAAACATTGGAAATCAAATATAAATCCAAAAACATATCCGAAATTCTTGAAATGACCATCACTGAAGCGTTGGAACACTTTAGCGAGATACCCAAAATCGTAAATAAATTACAACTTCTTTGCGATGTAGGGCTTGGATATGTCAAACTAGGACAATCCGCGCCTAAATTATCGGGCGGGGAAGCGCAAAGAGTTAAACTGGCAAAAGAATTATCTAAAATGGCAACGGGAAATACTTTGTATTTACTGGATGAACCTACTACGGGACTGCATTTTGAAGACGTAAAGCTGTTACTTTCCGTATTAAACAGACTTGTAAATAAAGGAAATACGGTTGTAGTTATTGAGCATAATCCTGAAGTCATAAAATGCGCTGATTGGATAATTGACCTTGGACCGGAAGGTGGCGACGCAGGCGGGGAAATAGTCGCTCAGGGAACACCTGAAGACATTGCGAAATGTAAATCCTCATATACAGGACAGTTTTTAAAGAAAATTCTAAAAAAATAACTGCCGAATATTATGAAAGTCAATAAACTGAAAAGAAAAACGATTGTGAAAGCAATTGTAGAAACTTTGCAACCATTGGGTTTTGTTCAAGCAGTATGGGAAGGTGGCGCAGCAGCATTCAATCGAATAGATGAATGGAGTGATATTGATATTATGGTTGCCGCAAACGATGACGCCGTTGATAAAGTTTTTCAATATACGGAAAAAATATTAAAAAAATTATCCGGCATAGAAATTGTATGCGAAATGCCTTTAGCCTCTTCAGGAGGTTTCTATCAGAAATTTTATAAGCTAAAAAATACCGATAAGTTTCTTTTGATTGATTTTGCCATAGCAAAAATCAGCAAACCCGATAAGTTTCTCCAGAAAGAGATTCATGGTAAGGCACTGGTTCACTTTGACAAAAATAATATAGTTCAATGTAAACCTATAAAACCTGAGGATTTCAATAGGCAATTAAAAACTTATCTAGACACTTTGAAAATAAAATTTGAGTTATTCCACAATGTTTTTTTTCTAAAAGAAATTAACAGGAAAAATTACATTGAGGCGCTTGATTTTTATATGAATTTTATGCTAAGTTACCTGCTTATAGCATTAAGGATTAAATATGCTCCTTTCCATTACAATTTCAGGGTAAAATACATATATTACGATTTACCGAAAGATATCGTAAAAAAGCTGGAAAAACTCCATTTCGTCAAAGATGTTAATGACTTAAAAGCAAAG
Above is a window of bacterium DNA encoding:
- the uvrA gene encoding excinuclease ABC subunit UvrA gives rise to the protein MLPDKIIIKGARVHNLKNISLEIPKNKLVIITGLSGSGKSSLAFDTIYAEGQRRYVESLSSYARQFLGIMKKPDVDYIEGLSPAISIDQRALSKNPRSTVATVTEIYDYLRVLFARIGIPFCHKCGRQVTSQTVDQIVNRILEFPKDTQIKILAPVIRGKKGEYHELFTKIKRKGFISIRVNGKICDIDTPPPLDRYKIHNIEIVVDRLTVNPDIRSRLADSCEIALHEGEGIIFILEGKPACRSLDVGRDEKLHIFSTKLSCPICDVSYEELSPRLFSFNSPYGACQECGGLGVKLDIDPELLIVNPTLTINEGVIEPWGEPRKKLHWELMGLFSRHSIDKKILDIPYEKIKEEVKKLLIYGDEDFDGVVPFLLRKYRETESEWVRWEIGRYMVTTPCPKCKGTRLKPESLSIKIRDKNISDITRLTIKEAYKVFEELKLTPSEEKIAPEIIKEIKRRLKFLLDVGLDYLTLSRNADTLSGGEDERVRLATQIGAGLTGILYILDEPTIGLHQRDTERLVNTLKHLRDVGNTLIVVEHDQSTILQADWIVDMGPGGGETGGKIVAQGTPEDIMRSRNSLTGKYLSGRCEIEKPEVRRKPKEYLEIKGAKHNNLKSIDAKIPLHSFTAVTGVSGSGKSSLINDTLYPALARHFWHSRVVPGEHTSIQNITAIDKIVNIDQSPIGRTPRSNPATYAGVFTHIRELFAQLKESQVRGYDMGRFSFNVRGGRCEACEGDGLIRVEMHFLADIYVECEACKGKRFNRETLEIKYKSKNISEILEMTITEALEHFSEIPKIVNKLQLLCDVGLGYVKLGQSAPKLSGGEAQRVKLAKELSKMATGNTLYLLDEPTTGLHFEDVKLLLSVLNRLVNKGNTVVVIEHNPEVIKCADWIIDLGPEGGDAGGEIVAQGTPEDIAKCKSSYTGQFLKKILKK